Genomic segment of Mycolicibacterium sarraceniae:
GCGATAACCACAGCCGCCCCAGGACGCCGTCGTAGCCAGGGGTGCGTGATACCTCGAATCCGCCGTAGCCGCCGAGCAGCGTCGGGCCGGGTTCCCGGGCATCCCGGTGCCCCACGACGAAATAGGGGATCTCGGTGCCGTCATCCGACGTCGCGAAGTGCTGTGCGACCTCCAGGTCGGAGGCGTCGAAGAACGATGGTGCCCGTTTGATCTCGGTCAGCTCACCACCTGCGCTGCCGTGCAGCAGTCGTGACGACGTGATGAAATCGCTTGAATCCAAGAAGATCTCGTCGCCATCCGGATCGGTGGCAACGATGACGGTGTTGTCTCCGACGCCCGCAACGGGTTCACGTGTCCAGGATCCCGGTGTGGCGATCTCGACCCGACTGGCGACGTCGACCAGACTCACCAGCAGCAGACGGTCGAGCGTCCAGGAGTATTGGTGCAGACTGGAATGCTCATCAGGTTCGAACACGACAGCCAATTCGGCTGTCCCCGACAGGAATTGCTCGTAGTCGGCGGCCAGCAGCGACCCGGTCCGATATGACGCGGTGCCGGTCAGCCAGTCGCTGCGCAGTTCGATCAGCAGCCAGTCCCGATGCACCGACAGACTCGCGTCCGTCGGCGCGTCGATCCGAACCAGTTCGCCCGAACGCAGTTCGTAGACTTGGTCATTGAAGAAGTCGACGGCTCGGCTCAGCAGCGTCCGCTCGTATCCCGGGGTGCGGTCGACTGACGCTCCCACAGCGACATCGGTGACCGGCCCGGTGAACAACGTCTGCGCCTCAGCCAGCGGCTCACCGCGCCGCCACCGCTTCACCATCCGCGGGTAGCCGGATTCGGTCATCGAATCGGGCCCGAAGTCGGTGCCCACCAGCAGAGTGTCGTGGTCCTCCCACGACACCCGCGACTTCGCCTCCGGCAGCTCGAAGGCGCCGGTCACGAATTCCCGCTTCACCATGTCGAATTCGCGCACGATCGCGGCATCCGAGCCGCCTGGCGACAAACTGATCAGCGCCAGCGTGTGATCCGGCTCGATGACGTCGGCGCCCGCCCACACCCACTTCTCGCCATCGGCGGCGGCGAGTGCGTCGAGGTCGATGATCACGTCCCAGTCGGGATCCTCGGTCAGGTAGCTCTCCAGCGTGGTCCGTCGCCACAGCCCCCTCGGATTCGTGGCGTCGCGCCAGAAGTTGTAGAGATACACACCGCGGCGGCGCACGTACGGAATTC
This window contains:
- a CDS encoding prolyl oligopeptidase family serine peptidase produces the protein MAHDDPYLWLEEIAGEDQLAWVRKHNDPTVAEFSDERFEQMRAEALEVLDTDARIPYVRRRGVYLYNFWRDATNPRGLWRRTTLESYLTEDPDWDVIIDLDALAAADGEKWVWAGADVIEPDHTLALISLSPGGSDAAIVREFDMVKREFVTGAFELPEAKSRVSWEDHDTLLVGTDFGPDSMTESGYPRMVKRWRRGEPLAEAQTLFTGPVTDVAVGASVDRTPGYERTLLSRAVDFFNDQVYELRSGELVRIDAPTDASLSVHRDWLLIELRSDWLTGTASYRTGSLLAADYEQFLSGTAELAVVFEPDEHSSLHQYSWTLDRLLLVSLVDVASRVEIATPGSWTREPVAGVGDNTVIVATDPDGDEIFLDSSDFITSSRLLHGSAGGELTEIKRAPSFFDASDLEVAQHFATSDDGTEIPYFVVGHRDAREPGPTLLGGYGGFEVSRTPGYDGVLGRLWLSRGGTYVLANIRGGGEYGPAWHTQAMREGRHKVAEDFAAVARDLVSRGVTTIEQLGAQGGSNGGLLMGIMLTKYPQLFGALVCQVPLLDMKRFHLLLAGASWVAEYGDPDEPEDWAFISEYSPYQNISTDRAYPPVLITTSTRDDRVHPGHARKMTAALEEAGHPVWYYENIEGGHAGAADNAQTAFKSALSYSFLHHMLG